In Candidatus Palauibacter polyketidifaciens, a single genomic region encodes these proteins:
- a CDS encoding type II toxin-antitoxin system Y4mF family antitoxin, with product MQFRTPLELGLLIRRARRARGMTQADLARAAGVGRQWIVAIEAGKPRAELGKAFQTLATLNLSLSIHGEKFPEPPGSRVRIAVPDIEAIVGAHEGPES from the coding sequence ATGCAGTTTCGCACTCCCCTCGAACTCGGCCTCCTGATCCGCCGGGCCAGACGTGCGCGAGGAATGACGCAGGCGGACCTCGCACGGGCGGCCGGCGTTGGCCGGCAGTGGATCGTGGCGATCGAAGCCGGCAAGCCGCGAGCCGAACTGGGCAAGGCGTTTCAGACACTTGCGACGCTCAACCTGTCGCTTTCGATCCACGGCGAGAAGTTCCCGGAGCCCCCAGGTTCCCGCGTCCGCATCGCCGTCCCCGACATTGAGGCGATCGTTGGAGCCCACGAGGGTCCAGAGTCGTGA
- a CDS encoding PepSY-associated TM helix domain-containing protein has product MIRAVIFWLHLAVAAAAGVVILMLAATGVVLSLEETVTGLAERRYAVAAPEGAVRLSPEEIAGAAGFAATSLSYRSDPGAPVRVHEGQGRYARVDPYTGRVLATGPGGLERFFESVHNWHRWFNVSGGSVRRARAVTGAFNLAFLFLLLTGPILWIPRPVTRRSLANAILLRRGERGARRDLNWHQVVGIWSVLPLVVIAATGVTSSYPAVGDRAYPIVGNVVPAGAWPPESSSEGVGIEGAAVEEAATAEDSARVPDPARAPDPDLGAVLATAEAWTPEWRTLILNVPRPSDGEVRVEVRAGRAGQPHRTGVLTLDAASGTARAWKSFADDTPGRRAQQFLRYAHTGEYWGLAGQLLAGLFSLAAALMVWTGLSLAVRRLRRFVASARHT; this is encoded by the coding sequence ATGATCCGGGCAGTCATCTTCTGGCTGCACCTCGCGGTGGCCGCGGCCGCAGGGGTCGTGATCCTGATGCTGGCGGCGACGGGCGTGGTCCTGTCGCTGGAGGAAACGGTGACGGGACTCGCGGAGCGACGGTACGCCGTGGCCGCGCCGGAGGGTGCGGTACGACTGTCGCCGGAGGAGATCGCGGGGGCGGCGGGGTTTGCGGCGACGTCGCTGAGCTATCGGTCGGACCCGGGCGCGCCCGTGCGCGTGCACGAGGGGCAGGGCCGGTACGCCCGCGTCGATCCGTACACGGGGCGGGTGCTGGCGACGGGACCGGGCGGACTCGAGCGGTTCTTCGAGAGCGTCCACAACTGGCACCGCTGGTTCAACGTCTCGGGAGGCTCGGTGCGTCGCGCGCGGGCGGTGACGGGGGCGTTCAACCTGGCCTTCCTCTTTCTGCTGCTCACGGGACCCATCCTCTGGATCCCGCGGCCCGTCACCCGGCGGTCGCTCGCCAACGCGATCCTTCTCCGTCGCGGGGAGAGAGGCGCCCGGCGCGATCTCAACTGGCACCAGGTGGTCGGGATCTGGTCCGTCCTCCCGCTCGTCGTGATCGCGGCAACGGGAGTCACTTCGTCGTATCCGGCCGTGGGAGACCGGGCCTATCCGATCGTGGGGAACGTGGTGCCCGCCGGGGCATGGCCGCCCGAATCATCTTCCGAAGGAGTGGGAATCGAGGGAGCGGCGGTCGAGGAGGCGGCGACCGCGGAGGACTCCGCCCGCGTGCCGGACCCCGCTCGCGCGCCGGACCCCGACCTGGGGGCCGTCCTCGCTACCGCCGAGGCGTGGACGCCGGAGTGGCGGACGCTGATCCTGAACGTGCCGCGCCCCTCGGACGGTGAGGTCCGCGTCGAGGTGCGGGCGGGCCGAGCGGGCCAGCCTCACAGGACCGGCGTTCTCACCCTGGACGCCGCCTCCGGCACCGCCCGCGCATGGAAATCATTCGCCGACGACACGCCCGGGCGGCGTGCGCAGCAGTTCCTGCGGTACGCGCACACGGGAGAGTACTGGGGGCTTGCGGGTCAGCTGCTGGCGGGACTCTTCTCGTTGGCGGCCGCGCTGATGGTGTGGACCGGCCTTTCGCTCGCGGTGCGCCGGCTGCGACGCTTCGTCGCGAGCGCCAGGCACACCTGA